Genomic segment of Prochlorothrix hollandica PCC 9006 = CALU 1027:
ACGCCCAAAGCTACTACACCGAGAAACTGTTTCGACTGCCCCAGCCCTATTTAGCGATCGATGGCTTTGAAATCGGCACCCCCAGCATCAGACGCAGTGATTTAGAGATTCCTACGGATGCGATCGTTTTCTTCAGCGGCCAATCCGGCTACAAACGCCATCCCGACACCGTGCGCCTCCAGCTAGAGATCCTCAAAGCGGTTCCCAATAGCTATTTCATCGTGAAAGATATTGTCAAAGACAACGACAATATCCGCATTTTCTTTGAAACAATGGCAGAATCCGTCGGGGTTGCTAAAGAACAACTCCGGTTTCTCTCTGTGGTCAACTCCGAACTCACCCACCGGGCGAATTTGGCGATCGCCGATGTGGTCCTGGATACCTACCCCTACAACGGTGCAACCACCACCCTCGAAACCCTCTGGATGGGCATTCCCCTCGTCACCCGCGTCGGCCAGCAGTTTTCAGCCCGCAACAGTTACACCTTTATGATGAATGCTGGAATCACTGAGGGCATCGCCTGGACTGATGAAGAATATGTGGCGTGGGGGATTCGCTTAGGAACCGATGAGCAACTGCGCAAAGAAGTGGCCTGGAAGCTGCGCCAGTCCCGCAAATCTGCGCCCCTGTGGAATGGGCAGCAGTTCACCCGCGACATGGAAGCCGCCTATCGCCAAATGTGGGAACGCTACTGTCATGGTTAATTCAGCATAACGTTAATTCAACATAAAAATGAGAATACCGAGGATTTGAGGGAGGTCTTTGATGAAGTATTCTGTGCGATCGAGGACGATCGATCGCCCCTCCAGCCGCATAAACCGCCACAGCGTCCCGATCGTCACCACCCCATAGATCACCCCGATTCCCGTTTCATCCCGCTCATTAAACACCTGCGCCGCCACCATCTCCGCCATACACTGCCCAAATCCTGACTTCAGGTTCTCATTCTTGGCCTCCACCACCGTCACCACGGGAGCTTTGACAAAAAGCTGCTCCGGCGATCGGCTCAGCAGAAAATCACACACCCCATTCAGCCCCCGCTCGCTCTCCACCGTAAAATCCACGCCGGAAAACAAGCTCACTTGGTCCTGAAGCCGCTGCTTCACCTCCAGCAAAACGGGGGCAATGATTAGCTCCGATCGAGCTTTCTCCGTATTAATGGAGACCGCCAAATTCAAGCTCCGATCCAAGGTTAGCGTGAGGAGTTCGCCCGGTTCTACAACAGGGGTATTCCCAAAATAATTGGTGATTTCCTGAATGTCTAAGGAAAACTGCTTGACCAGGCTTTCGATCTTGAAATCACTATAGGCCATGGCTTTTATCTCCTGAAGGAACTTAAACTTAACTCAGTTGCGACGGTTCGGCAGCATCAAACATCACATCTTCATAAATCTCAGCGATCGGCAACGCTAACCCCAGCGTCGTCAGGCTCAGGGCAGACTCATCGGGACCGTAGGGGCGGTAGTTCCAATTGCGATCGTCCAGCTTACTGAACTGCTCTAGGTGGATTTTATACTGATCAATGAGGATATATTCCTGTAGAGACGGAATCGAGCGGTAGAATAGGAATTTGTCGCCGCGATCGTAGTCTTGGGTCGATTTAGAGAGAACTTCAAGGATTAAGGTGGGGTTGAGAATAGTGTCGGTGCGATCGTCCAGAAACTGCGGGGAACCTTGGATCACCACTAGATCGGGATAGGTATAGCGATTATGGGCGGGGATTAAGACCCGGAGATCGCTGGTATAGGCTTTGGCGGGAGTGGATGTGTTCGAGTATTGCTTCAGGGCAGTCTTAAACAAAGCACAAAGATTGATCACAATCTGGTTGTGGTTGAGGGAGCCACCGGTCATGGGGATAATTGCTCCGTTGTGGTACTCGCTGCGAAAGTCGGCGGCTTCTTCCTGGGCAAGGTATTCAGCGGGGCTGTAGTGGCGAGGGGGGGCAGTGGTGAGCATGGTGTAACGGGAAAGGGAGGGGAAGGGTTAAGGAGTCAGGGATTGGCGGAGGTGGCGGAGGGCGGTGCCGCTGCCGTCGATCGCGGCGCGGTCTAGGGTAGCGGCCACGATCGCCCCTAGCTTAACATCCGGGAAAAAGCGGCTGGCGATCGCCGGTTCATAGCCCGACCCCTGAAGCTGATAAATGGCCAAACCACTGCGGCGGAAAATCCACACTTCCGGGACACCATAGGGCGCATAGTCAACCACATCGGTGTAGGAACTGACATCAATTTCAATCACTAAATCGGGGGGTGGCTCAGTTTGCCAGTCAATGCGATCTTTGCCCGCAGCAGCCTGCCAGTTGTCGATATAAAAGCAATAGTCTGGTTCAATGCCACCTACCTGGGGATCCCGCATCGTAATCGGCGTAAACCCTTCATAGTTGCGGTTTTGGCTTTCAAGCAGTAGCTCAACAATGCGAGCAAGAAGATGGGCCTCACGGCCATGGCGGGGTAGGGGACTCATAAGGAGAATTTCACCAGATTTATATTTGAGGCGGGGAATAGAGCCGTCACCCCGTCGATCGCAGAGCGTACAATAATCTTGCCAGGTGCCAGGAAGCCGGACAACACTACCGGGGTCTAGATGCAGTTCAGTGGGGGAAATGATGGTATACATTAGCGATCTCTTGATCCTTCTGGGGTGGAATCGACGATCGGGGTCAACGTCTCTAGGAAGCAAGCCATATCTTGGCTGAACGGGTCTCGAACGGCTAAAGCTAGGGCTAAATTAGCTTGTCGTTGGCTACTCTTGATGTCGCTGCCGTAGGCATGGCGGACAAAATGGCGAAAGCTGCGCAGGGGGTTGAGAATTTGGAGGGTTGGGGCAGAGAGAAAAGCGGGGCGTATATCTTCGACGGCGCTGATCAACTTGCTCAATCAGCATGAACGGAGGGGGCACACCACACGACCCATTGAGGACTGCTGTAGGCCAATTATTTCCTTGACAGATCGATGCGATGGGTAGGGGCAATCCCCCCCTGCTTGCCCCGGTATCTGGGCTGTTGAGACAACAGGTTATAGAACATATGAACTACTTTTAGGCCAAAAAAAAGCACTTTAAGAACAGCGTGAATCCGTCGCGGCAATCTCCGTGCTGGCCTCGGTGCTTGGCCCGCCAACCTAGAGGTCTGGTTCGATGCCCAAAGCCCGAAGCTGCTCCGTCAGGCGAGCCACCCGCTCCCGTTCCGCCGCGATCGCCCGTAGCGCCTCGTCTGCCCGTTGCTTTTCCTGTTCCGCCCGCTGCTTTTCCTGCTCCGCCTGTTGCTGCGCTCG
This window contains:
- a CDS encoding Uma2 family endonuclease, whose translation is MLTTAPPRHYSPAEYLAQEEAADFRSEYHNGAIIPMTGGSLNHNQIVINLCALFKTALKQYSNTSTPAKAYTSDLRVLIPAHNRYTYPDLVVIQGSPQFLDDRTDTILNPTLILEVLSKSTQDYDRGDKFLFYRSIPSLQEYILIDQYKIHLEQFSKLDDRNWNYRPYGPDESALSLTTLGLALPIAEIYEDVMFDAAEPSQLS
- a CDS encoding ribonuclease toxin HepT-like protein, translated to MSKLISAVEDIRPAFLSAPTLQILNPLRSFRHFVRHAYGSDIKSSQRQANLALALAVRDPFSQDMACFLETLTPIVDSTPEGSRDR
- a CDS encoding Uma2 family endonuclease, which translates into the protein MYTIISPTELHLDPGSVVRLPGTWQDYCTLCDRRGDGSIPRLKYKSGEILLMSPLPRHGREAHLLARIVELLLESQNRNYEGFTPITMRDPQVGGIEPDYCFYIDNWQAAAGKDRIDWQTEPPPDLVIEIDVSSYTDVVDYAPYGVPEVWIFRRSGLAIYQLQGSGYEPAIASRFFPDVKLGAIVAATLDRAAIDGSGTALRHLRQSLTP